A genomic stretch from Numida meleagris isolate 19003 breed g44 Domestic line chromosome 2, NumMel1.0, whole genome shotgun sequence includes:
- the LOC110394471 gene encoding ly6/PLAUR domain-containing protein 2-like translates to MKLFLPLLLVAVAGVEFAQTLQCYTCHEPTVAEKCMKIQNCAKNETMCKTTMYSLEEVYPFVGLSTVTKMCSSVCIPSDADGIGMTRPVSCCYSNLCNIDSAASLRISFAPAGMLASVICGLFWSRL, encoded by the exons ATGAAGctctttctgcctcttctgTTGGTTGCCGTTGCTGGTGTGGAGTTTG CACAAACCTTGCAGTGTTACACCTGCCATGAACCTACAGTAGCTGAGAAGTGCATGAAGATCCAGAATTGTGCTAAGAATGAAACCATGTGCAAGACAACCATGTATTCCTTGGAGGAAG TTTATCCTTTTGTGGGACTCTCAACTGTCACCAAGATGTGCTCTTCAGTCTGCATCCCATCTGATGCGGATGGGATTGGCATGACACGCCCAGTCTCCTGCTGTTACTCCAACTTGTGCAACATTGATAGTGCAGCTAGTTTGAGAATAAGCTTTGCGCCTGCTGGGATGTTAGCAAGTGTCATTTGTGGTCTCTTCTGGTCTAGACTGTGA